In Macadamia integrifolia cultivar HAES 741 chromosome 1, SCU_Mint_v3, whole genome shotgun sequence, a single window of DNA contains:
- the LOC122074746 gene encoding uncharacterized protein LOC122074746 isoform X1, translating to MPNWELKNCCNHEQVAFLTTIGVFAVVILALWRTLLLTPFKLITVFLHEASHAMACKLTCGHVEGMQVHANEGGVTQTRGGVYWLILPAGYLGSSFWGMVFILASTNLVTARIAAGCFVVALLIVLFVAKNWTLRGLCIGFIIFLGIIWVLQETTKVHILRYIILFIGIMNSLFSVYDIYDDLISRRVHSSDAEKFAEICPCPCNGVAWGVIWGLISFMFLCGAMYLGLVIMS from the exons ATGCCAAATTGGGAACTCAAAAACTGTTGTAATCATGAGCAGGTCGCCTTCTTAACCACCATAGGAGTCTTCGCTGTTGTGATCCTCGCG CTATGGAGGACACTATTGTTGACACCTTTCAAGCTTATTACTGTCTTTCTTCATGAGGCAAGCCATGCTATGGCTTGTAAACTAACATGTGGTCAT GTGGAGGGAATGCAGGTTCATGCAAATGAGGGTGGAGTGACACAAACACGTGGTGGTGTCTATTGGTTAATTTTGCCAGCCGGAT ATCTTGGTTCGTCATTTTGGGGAATGGTTTTTATACTGGCTTCTACAAATCTTGTAACTGCAAGAATTGCTGCTGGATGTTTCGTGGTTGCTTTGCTTATAGTACTCTTTGTTGCTAAAAAT TGGACGCTTCGAGGACTCTGCATTG GGTTCATTATTTTCCTTGGTATTATTTGGGTTTTGCAAGAAACAACAAAGGTTCACATTCTGCGGTACATCATTCTGTTCATAG GCATAATGAACAGCTTATTTTCGGTTTACG ATATATATGATGATCTCATATCTCGAAGAGTTCATTCCAGTGATGCTGAAAAGTTTGCAGAAATTTGTCCTTGCCCCTGTAATGGTGTTGCATGGGGAGTCATTTG GGGATTAATATCATTTATGTTTCTCTGTGGagccatgtatcttgggcttgTCATCATGTCTTGA
- the LOC122074746 gene encoding uncharacterized protein LOC122074746 isoform X2, translated as MACKLTCGHVEGMQVHANEGGVTQTRGGVYWLILPAGYLGSSFWGMVFILASTNLVTARIAAGCFVVALLIVLFVAKNWTLRGLCIGFIIFLGIIWVLQETTKVHILRYIILFIGIMNSLFSVYDIYDDLISRRVHSSDAEKFAEICPCPCNGVAWGVIWGLISFMFLCGAMYLGLVIMS; from the exons ATGGCTTGTAAACTAACATGTGGTCAT GTGGAGGGAATGCAGGTTCATGCAAATGAGGGTGGAGTGACACAAACACGTGGTGGTGTCTATTGGTTAATTTTGCCAGCCGGAT ATCTTGGTTCGTCATTTTGGGGAATGGTTTTTATACTGGCTTCTACAAATCTTGTAACTGCAAGAATTGCTGCTGGATGTTTCGTGGTTGCTTTGCTTATAGTACTCTTTGTTGCTAAAAAT TGGACGCTTCGAGGACTCTGCATTG GGTTCATTATTTTCCTTGGTATTATTTGGGTTTTGCAAGAAACAACAAAGGTTCACATTCTGCGGTACATCATTCTGTTCATAG GCATAATGAACAGCTTATTTTCGGTTTACG ATATATATGATGATCTCATATCTCGAAGAGTTCATTCCAGTGATGCTGAAAAGTTTGCAGAAATTTGTCCTTGCCCCTGTAATGGTGTTGCATGGGGAGTCATTTG GGGATTAATATCATTTATGTTTCTCTGTGGagccatgtatcttgggcttgTCATCATGTCTTGA